Genomic DNA from Pistricoccus aurantiacus:
GAGGAAACCGGCGGCTGCGTGGCGGATTCCCTGGAAATGGCGCGCTTCGGCGCCCGCCACGAGGCCTCGACCCTGGTGGTGGCCGGGGTGCGCTTCATGGGGGAGACCGCCAAGATCCTGTCCCCGGAAAAACGCGTGCTGATGCCCACCCTGGAGGCCACCTGCTCCCTGGATCTCGGCTGTCCGGCGGCGGAGTTCAACGCTTTCTGCGATGCTCACCCGGATCGCACCGTGGTGGTCTATGCCAATACCTCCGCGGCGGTGAAGGCCCGGGCGGACTGGGTAGTGACGTCCTCCATCGCGGTGGATGTCATCGAGCATCTCCAGGCCCGGGGCGAAAAGGTCCTGTGGGCGCCGGACAAGCACCTGGGCGGCTATATCCAGCAGCAGACCGGGGCGGACATGCTCTTGTGGGACGGCGCCTGCATCGTCCACGAGGAGTTCAAGGCCAAGGGCATCGAGGATCTGAAAGCGCTGCATCCGGACGCGGCGGTGCTGGTGCATCCGGAATCTCCTGCCGCCGTAGTGCAACTGGCGGACGTGGTGGGCTCCACCTCCCAGTTGATCAGCGCGGCCAAGCAGTTGCCCAATGAGCGAATGATCGTCGCCACTGATCGCGG
This window encodes:
- the nadA gene encoding quinolinate synthase NadA; the protein is MTTTSRVAVREHLARAYCPTRLPAEDKARAAEIKRLLVARNAVLVAHYYTDDAIQQLAEETGGCVADSLEMARFGARHEASTLVVAGVRFMGETAKILSPEKRVLMPTLEATCSLDLGCPAAEFNAFCDAHPDRTVVVYANTSAAVKARADWVVTSSIAVDVIEHLQARGEKVLWAPDKHLGGYIQQQTGADMLLWDGACIVHEEFKAKGIEDLKALHPDAAVLVHPESPAAVVQLADVVGSTSQLISAAKQLPNERMIVATDRGIFFKMQQAVPGKLLFEAPTAGNGATCKSCAHCPWMAMNALDNMATALREGSGEIRVDAALREKALKPLERMLNFKR